A genomic window from Chitinophaga pollutisoli includes:
- a CDS encoding phosphocholine-specific phospholipase C has product MDSRREFLRKAALLTGAGGLANILPETIQRAMAIDPAPGSTFLDAEHVVFLMQENRSFDHCFGTLQGVRGFNDPRAVKTPQGYNVLFQPDKDGNLVPPFRMDIKDTKATWMSALPHGWADQVDARNNGKYDRWVPVKRSGNKEYAKVPMTMGYYNREDIPFYYALADAFTVCDHNFCSSLTGTTPNRLYFWTGTIREQMNGASKANVWNSDVDYGEEAHWKTYPEVLEENGVSWKIYQNEISVGVGLEGEEEAWLANFTDNPIEWFSQYHVHYHEPHLRFIRKYKDELPGRIADMEKQLAGLTAGSKEHASLDRRLKNTRKEQEQIKIILEKVAATPFSALPEREQQLHKKAFTTNSGDPDYHSLSKLQYKDGETEREVQLPKGDVLHQFRQDVKSGNLPAVSWVVAPENFSDHPGAPWYGAWYLSEVMDILTSNPEVWKKTIFILTYDENDGYFDHVPPFTAPDPSRPETGRTSAGIDTSHEWVSRDAQRNWPDDIRESAIGLGYRVPMIVASPWSRGGYVNSQVFDHTSNLQLLEKWLAHKLKKPMTCENITAWRRAVCGDLSSVFRPWNGEKIAAPKSIEREAFIETIHNAKFKAAPANFTVLKGDVKDPQRHLPLQEKGIRPACAIPYELYAHVAPSAGGALRITLEAGSQRFGDKSAGGAFNVYGKDMYNRSYAVAPGKKVEDEWGVDLFPGGKYDLGVYGPNGFYRGFRGQAGKFPEGFSCVLEPHNGNALQFRFRNTGKKEVRIRLKDVYGQVDGKPAVIKANDNKTLLVPLPKAHGWYDIQVIVDNGAAEFQFAGHLETGAESFSDPVMGGIM; this is encoded by the coding sequence ATGGACTCAAGAAGAGAATTTCTCCGGAAGGCAGCGCTACTCACCGGAGCAGGGGGACTGGCCAACATCCTCCCCGAAACGATTCAACGGGCGATGGCCATCGATCCCGCGCCCGGCAGCACCTTCCTGGACGCTGAGCACGTCGTTTTCCTCATGCAGGAAAACCGCTCCTTCGATCACTGCTTCGGTACCCTCCAGGGCGTCCGCGGTTTCAACGACCCCCGCGCCGTGAAAACTCCGCAAGGCTATAACGTCCTCTTCCAGCCCGATAAAGACGGCAACCTCGTACCGCCGTTCCGGATGGATATCAAAGACACCAAAGCCACCTGGATGAGCGCCCTCCCGCATGGCTGGGCCGATCAGGTAGACGCCCGCAATAACGGCAAATACGACCGATGGGTGCCCGTCAAGCGCTCCGGGAACAAGGAATACGCGAAAGTTCCCATGACCATGGGCTACTACAACCGCGAAGACATCCCCTTTTACTACGCCCTGGCCGACGCATTCACCGTCTGCGACCATAATTTCTGCTCCTCCCTTACCGGCACCACGCCTAATCGCCTCTACTTCTGGACCGGCACCATCCGCGAACAAATGAACGGCGCTTCCAAAGCCAACGTCTGGAATTCCGACGTCGACTACGGAGAGGAAGCGCACTGGAAAACCTATCCCGAAGTACTGGAAGAAAACGGGGTTTCCTGGAAGATCTACCAAAACGAAATCAGCGTTGGCGTGGGCCTCGAAGGAGAAGAGGAAGCCTGGCTCGCCAACTTCACCGATAACCCCATCGAGTGGTTTTCGCAATATCACGTCCATTACCACGAACCCCACCTGCGTTTTATCCGCAAGTATAAAGATGAGCTGCCCGGCCGCATCGCCGACATGGAAAAGCAGCTGGCTGGTCTCACGGCGGGTTCCAAAGAGCACGCAAGCCTCGACAGGCGCCTCAAAAACACGCGCAAAGAGCAGGAGCAGATCAAAATCATCCTCGAAAAAGTAGCCGCCACGCCTTTCAGCGCCCTGCCGGAAAGGGAGCAGCAGCTGCATAAGAAAGCATTCACCACCAATTCGGGCGACCCGGATTACCATAGCTTGTCCAAATTGCAATACAAGGACGGCGAAACGGAACGCGAAGTACAGTTGCCGAAGGGCGATGTGCTCCACCAGTTCCGGCAAGACGTAAAAAGCGGCAACCTGCCCGCCGTTTCGTGGGTGGTGGCGCCCGAAAACTTCTCCGACCATCCCGGCGCGCCCTGGTATGGCGCCTGGTACCTGTCGGAAGTGATGGACATCCTCACCAGCAACCCGGAAGTCTGGAAGAAAACCATTTTTATACTTACCTACGACGAAAACGACGGTTACTTCGACCACGTGCCGCCGTTCACCGCGCCGGACCCTTCGCGCCCCGAAACCGGCAGAACATCGGCCGGTATCGATACTTCGCACGAGTGGGTGAGCCGCGACGCACAGCGCAACTGGCCCGACGATATCCGTGAAAGCGCCATCGGGCTGGGGTACCGTGTGCCCATGATCGTGGCATCGCCATGGTCGCGGGGCGGATACGTGAACTCCCAGGTGTTTGATCATACTTCCAACCTGCAGCTGTTGGAGAAATGGCTGGCGCATAAGTTGAAAAAGCCCATGACGTGCGAAAACATCACGGCCTGGCGGCGCGCGGTGTGCGGGGATCTTTCCTCGGTGTTTCGCCCCTGGAACGGCGAAAAGATTGCTGCGCCGAAGTCCATCGAGCGGGAGGCTTTCATTGAAACCATCCACAACGCCAAATTCAAGGCGGCGCCGGCGAACTTTACAGTATTGAAAGGTGATGTGAAAGACCCGCAGCGCCATTTGCCGCTGCAGGAAAAGGGGATCCGCCCGGCCTGCGCGATACCATATGAGTTATATGCCCACGTGGCGCCCTCGGCCGGTGGTGCCTTGCGCATCACACTGGAGGCGGGGAGCCAGCGGTTTGGCGACAAATCCGCCGGAGGCGCGTTCAACGTCTATGGAAAAGATATGTACAACCGCTCTTACGCCGTGGCGCCGGGAAAGAAAGTGGAAGACGAATGGGGCGTGGATCTCTTCCCCGGTGGGAAATATGACCTGGGTGTTTACGGTCCGAACGGCTTCTACCGCGGTTTCCGCGGGCAGGCCGGCAAGTTTCCGGAAGGATTTTCCTGCGTGCTGGAGCCTCACAATGGCAACGCGCTGCAATTCCGCTTCCGCAATACAGGGAAAAAGGAAGTGCGCATCCGGTTGAAGGACGTGTACGGCCAGGTTGACGGCAAGCCGGCCGTCATCAAAGCCAACGACAATAAAACCCTGCTGGTGCCTTTGCCGAAAGCCCATGGCTGGTACGACATCCAGGTGATCGTGGACAACGGCGCGGCCGAGTTCCAGTTTGCCGGCCACCTCGAAACCGGCGCCGAAAGCTTCAGCGACCCGGTGATGGGGGGGATCATGTAA
- a CDS encoding DUF1801 domain-containing protein, whose amino-acid sequence MEKIDAYIAKSAPFAQPILQHIRERVHQACPHAEETIKWGFPHFITHGEILCNMAAFKQHCSLGFWKAAIMEDPKGLLTVMDKTAMGHFGKIASLKDLPADKIFLSYLREADRLNRDGIKVPARPASEKKELDVPPALAAALKQNKAAGKHFREASYSFRKEYIEWITGAKTEATAIKRIAQAVEWISEGKGRNWKYQ is encoded by the coding sequence ATGGAGAAGATCGACGCCTACATCGCCAAATCCGCCCCGTTCGCGCAGCCCATCCTCCAGCATATCCGGGAGCGGGTCCACCAGGCCTGCCCCCACGCTGAAGAAACCATCAAATGGGGATTCCCGCACTTCATCACGCACGGCGAAATCCTTTGCAACATGGCCGCTTTTAAGCAACACTGCTCGCTCGGTTTCTGGAAAGCCGCCATCATGGAAGATCCGAAAGGATTGCTGACCGTAATGGACAAAACCGCGATGGGGCATTTCGGGAAGATCGCGTCGCTTAAAGATCTCCCGGCCGACAAAATCTTCCTTTCCTACCTCCGCGAAGCCGACCGACTGAACCGCGACGGCATCAAAGTACCTGCCCGGCCGGCTTCAGAGAAAAAAGAACTGGATGTCCCTCCCGCACTGGCTGCCGCGCTGAAGCAAAACAAAGCCGCGGGCAAGCATTTCAGGGAAGCCAGCTACTCGTTCCGGAAAGAATACATCGAATGGATAACCGGAGCCAAAACCGAAGCCACGGCCATCAAACGGATCGCGCAGGCCGTGGAATGGATCAGCGAAGGGAAAGGCCGCAACTGGAAATACCAGTAA
- a CDS encoding sensor histidine kinase: MSSLLGVIIAFFITSIIRSHRRYVRLQRERITAEVRLLENERKRIAGDLHDSLGPLLSSVKLRICSVEVSDPRDKEQIAQSSRHIDEIITSMRQISYDLLPIALERKGLIDAIRDFAGHLGREDELEVNVYTMNDIDPHTEQDIHLFRILQEIIHNTLKHANASRLDIGFRQEPEELLLLVQDNGQGFSVEKAREHSRGLGLKSLETRTDILGGSIHIRSAVGEGTRYYIRIPRGN; encoded by the coding sequence TTGTCCTCATTACTGGGGGTGATCATCGCATTTTTCATTACGTCGATAATCCGTTCGCACCGCCGCTACGTGCGCCTGCAACGCGAGCGGATCACCGCGGAAGTGCGGTTGCTGGAGAATGAAAGGAAACGGATTGCAGGCGATCTGCACGACAGCCTGGGCCCGCTCCTCAGTTCCGTGAAGCTCCGCATCTGCAGCGTGGAAGTCTCCGATCCGCGCGATAAAGAACAGATCGCGCAGTCGTCGCGCCATATCGACGAGATCATTACCAGCATGCGCCAGATTTCTTATGACCTGCTCCCCATCGCGCTGGAGCGAAAGGGGCTGATAGACGCCATCAGGGACTTTGCGGGGCACCTGGGACGGGAAGATGAGCTGGAAGTGAATGTGTACACTATGAACGACATAGATCCCCATACCGAACAGGACATCCACCTGTTCCGCATCCTCCAGGAAATCATCCACAACACCCTCAAGCACGCCAATGCTTCGCGGCTTGATATCGGTTTCAGGCAGGAGCCCGAAGAATTGCTGCTGCTGGTGCAGGACAATGGCCAGGGCTTCAGCGTGGAGAAAGCGCGGGAGCATTCACGCGGGTTGGGGCTCAAGAGCCTCGAAACCCGGACGGACATCCTGGGCGGCAGCATCCATATCCGTTCCGCCGTGGGCGAGGGCACCCGGTACTACATCCGTATTCCCCGCGGTAATTAA
- a CDS encoding response regulator transcription factor, translating to MKHDIRLAVADDHEIYLDGLALMLSRQNHIQLVGRAADGRELVELVHREKPDVVMTDIKMPKMDGIAATRQLVQEMPGIRVIALSMFDEEGLIVEMLEAGAKGYLLKNADKQEILEAIESVFEDHTYYCKSTSAKLAGMIARSKFNPYRQKDAVTFTEREQEIIKLICQQLTAQQIGDRIFLSKRTVEGYRTRILEKMDVRNTAGVVMYALKHNLVREEDIA from the coding sequence ATGAAACACGACATCCGCCTCGCTGTTGCCGACGATCATGAAATTTACCTGGACGGGCTGGCCCTTATGCTTTCCCGGCAAAACCACATCCAGCTGGTGGGGCGCGCTGCCGACGGCCGGGAGCTGGTGGAACTGGTGCATCGCGAAAAGCCGGATGTAGTGATGACCGACATTAAAATGCCGAAGATGGACGGCATCGCGGCAACGCGCCAGCTCGTGCAGGAAATGCCCGGTATAAGGGTAATCGCCCTGTCGATGTTCGACGAAGAAGGGCTGATCGTGGAAATGCTGGAGGCCGGGGCGAAGGGGTATCTGCTCAAAAACGCCGACAAACAGGAAATCCTGGAAGCGATTGAAAGCGTGTTCGAAGACCATACATATTACTGCAAAAGCACTTCGGCCAAGCTGGCGGGGATGATCGCGCGGAGCAAGTTTAATCCTTACCGGCAGAAAGATGCGGTCACCTTCACCGAGCGCGAACAGGAAATCATCAAACTTATTTGCCAGCAGCTCACCGCCCAGCAGATTGGTGACCGTATATTCCTCAGCAAGCGGACGGTAGAAGGCTACCGTACCCGGATACTCGAAAAGATGGATGTGCGCAACACCGCCGGTGTGGTGATGTACGCGCTGAAACATAACCTGGTACGCGAGGAAGACATCGCGTAA
- a CDS encoding outer membrane beta-barrel protein — MRHALIFTLFMLTCAQLTKAQNLVLKGVLKDKSDSTILKNATIRVSSPEDANFRKQALTGANGAFEITGLSQQPYLLTISYVGYGELQRAIMLQAETQDLGTIYLPKSSRELQEVVIKGQVPPSQMKGDTLQYNADAFKVNPDASGEDLIRKMPGITVENGAVKAGGEEVRKVTVDGKEFFGEDATLALRNLPAEVISKIEVFDRMSDQARFTGFDDGNTTKAINIVTRAEMRQGQFGKLFAGYGTDGRYSAGGNVNLFKENKRISIIGMTNNVNQQNFSSQDLLGVQNAGGGGGGRGGRGGGRGGGGGGFGGGNNNFMVGGQNGLNKTNSIGINYNDQWGKKVNFNASYFFNNSNNDNLNITRSQTQLPEGVQLENDTSYAGSRNYNHRVNMRLEYNIDSNNSIIFTPNISFQNNDSWSNNFGNTFFADKLLSTNLRNTDNTNSGYNFNGNLTFRHSFAKRGRTISFGVGGSTNNRRGTNLTNSDLDYPEEPLNNDSLRQRVRPLSSGKSLNLNVSYTEPVGKMGQLELRYNPSWSHNDADRRAYEFDYAGKDYTILNPSQSNMFNNQYNTQSAGLSYRLGNRDKMLSFGANYQYAEMQSERTYPTTAAVKQHFANILPNLMLMAKVGEYGRVRLFYRSSTQQPNIDQLQDVYIYSGLTNVSIGNPDLKQMYGHQVSGRYNYTNTQSGNNFFANIFVNSRQDYIANAIYTATRADSLLTPTDTLKRGGRLSKATNMDGYFSARSFFTYGVPLKFIKSNFNLNVGAGYEKIPGITNQVEGFTHNYNYNLGAVVSSNISEYIDFTVSYDAVFNVVNNTIEPANNGNYSNHNARASVNLLSKSGWVLQNEINHTFTKGLGEGFDQRFWLWNASVGKKFLKNQRGELRASVFDLLKQNRSINRSVNGLDIVDTQNQVLTQYFMLTFTYRLRNFGKAKQQEGGERRRFERGPGQYGPPPGGGMMGRPSF, encoded by the coding sequence ATGCGGCATGCACTGATCTTTACATTATTTATGCTGACCTGCGCACAGTTGACAAAAGCGCAGAACCTGGTACTGAAAGGTGTGCTGAAAGATAAGAGTGACAGTACTATATTGAAGAACGCCACCATCCGGGTGAGCAGCCCGGAGGACGCGAACTTCCGCAAGCAGGCGCTGACCGGCGCCAACGGCGCGTTCGAAATCACCGGCCTCTCGCAACAGCCTTACCTGCTGACGATCTCATACGTCGGCTATGGCGAGTTGCAGCGGGCCATCATGCTGCAGGCGGAAACGCAGGACCTGGGCACCATTTATCTCCCCAAATCCTCCCGCGAACTGCAGGAAGTAGTCATCAAAGGCCAGGTGCCGCCTTCGCAGATGAAAGGCGATACCCTACAGTATAACGCTGACGCCTTCAAAGTGAACCCTGACGCCAGCGGCGAAGACCTCATCCGCAAAATGCCCGGCATCACTGTGGAAAACGGCGCCGTGAAAGCAGGAGGCGAGGAGGTAAGAAAAGTAACGGTCGACGGGAAGGAATTTTTCGGGGAAGACGCCACGCTGGCGCTTCGGAACCTCCCGGCCGAAGTGATCTCCAAGATCGAAGTGTTCGACCGGATGAGCGACCAGGCGCGCTTCACCGGCTTCGACGACGGCAATACCACCAAAGCCATCAACATCGTGACCCGCGCGGAAATGCGCCAGGGCCAGTTCGGTAAGCTGTTTGCCGGGTATGGTACCGACGGCCGGTATTCCGCCGGCGGCAATGTGAACCTGTTCAAGGAAAATAAACGTATTTCCATCATCGGGATGACCAACAACGTGAACCAGCAAAACTTCTCCTCGCAGGATCTCCTGGGCGTGCAGAACGCCGGCGGCGGCGGTGGCGGAAGGGGCGGTCGTGGTGGTGGCCGTGGCGGCGGAGGTGGTGGCTTCGGCGGCGGAAACAACAATTTCATGGTAGGAGGGCAGAATGGCCTCAACAAAACCAATTCCATCGGCATCAACTACAACGACCAATGGGGCAAGAAAGTGAATTTCAACGCCAGTTATTTCTTCAATAACAGTAATAACGACAACCTGAACATCACCCGCTCACAAACGCAGTTGCCGGAAGGTGTTCAGCTGGAAAACGATACTTCCTACGCCGGGAGCCGTAACTATAACCACCGAGTGAATATGCGCCTGGAGTACAACATCGATTCCAACAACTCCATCATCTTCACGCCCAATATCAGTTTCCAGAACAACGATTCCTGGTCCAACAACTTCGGTAATACCTTCTTTGCCGATAAACTGCTGAGCACCAATCTCCGGAATACCGACAATACCAACTCAGGCTACAATTTCAACGGTAACCTGACCTTCCGCCACTCGTTCGCCAAACGCGGCCGTACGATCAGCTTTGGCGTAGGCGGCAGCACCAACAACCGCCGTGGCACCAATTTAACGAACAGCGACCTGGATTACCCGGAGGAGCCCCTTAACAACGATTCCCTCCGTCAGCGCGTGCGCCCACTTTCCAGCGGCAAATCACTGAACCTGAACGTTTCCTACACCGAGCCCGTGGGCAAAATGGGCCAGCTGGAACTGCGATACAACCCTTCCTGGTCGCACAACGACGCCGACCGCAGGGCTTATGAATTCGATTACGCCGGGAAGGATTATACCATCCTCAACCCTTCGCAGTCGAACATGTTCAATAACCAGTACAATACCCAGTCGGCCGGCCTCAGCTACCGCCTGGGGAACCGCGACAAAATGCTGAGCTTCGGCGCCAACTACCAGTACGCCGAAATGCAGAGCGAACGCACCTATCCCACGACGGCCGCGGTGAAGCAGCATTTTGCAAACATACTGCCGAACCTCATGCTTATGGCGAAAGTTGGCGAATATGGAAGGGTGCGGCTGTTCTACCGCTCGTCGACCCAGCAACCGAATATCGACCAGCTGCAGGACGTGTACATCTATTCCGGCCTAACCAACGTATCGATCGGTAACCCGGATCTGAAGCAGATGTACGGGCACCAGGTGTCGGGCCGGTACAACTACACCAATACCCAAAGCGGCAATAACTTCTTCGCGAATATATTCGTGAATTCCCGGCAGGATTATATCGCAAACGCGATTTACACCGCCACCCGGGCAGACTCCCTGCTGACACCCACGGATACGCTGAAACGCGGCGGCCGCCTGTCGAAAGCCACGAATATGGACGGATATTTCAGTGCGCGGTCTTTCTTCACCTACGGTGTTCCCCTCAAGTTCATCAAATCGAACTTCAACCTGAACGTCGGCGCGGGGTATGAGAAGATCCCCGGCATCACGAACCAGGTAGAAGGCTTTACCCACAATTACAACTACAACCTCGGCGCCGTGGTAAGCAGCAATATCAGCGAGTACATCGACTTTACGGTGTCGTACGACGCGGTGTTCAATGTGGTGAACAATACGATCGAGCCGGCCAATAACGGCAACTATTCAAACCACAATGCACGCGCGTCCGTGAACCTGCTCAGCAAATCAGGCTGGGTATTGCAAAACGAGATCAACCACACGTTCACGAAAGGCCTGGGCGAAGGCTTCGACCAGCGCTTCTGGCTCTGGAACGCCAGCGTAGGCAAGAAGTTCCTTAAAAACCAGCGCGGCGAGTTGCGCGCCTCGGTGTTTGACCTGCTGAAACAGAACAGGAGCATCAACCGGAGCGTGAACGGCCTCGATATCGTGGATACCCAGAACCAGGTACTCACCCAATATTTTATGCTTACATTTACCTACCGGCTGCGGAATTTCGGTAAGGCAAAACAGCAGGAAGGCGGGGAGCGCCGCAGGTTCGAGCGCGGGCCCGGTCAATACGGTCCTCCTCCGGGCGGCGGTATGATGGGCCGGCCATCTTTCTAA
- a CDS encoding RNA polymerase sigma factor, protein MTDNIANLKQGSETAFRELVEQWQGMVYNTALGILQNTADAEDVSQEVFMQVFESIGTFKGEAKISTWLYRITVTKCLDFLRKKTRKKRWGKVMSIFGDNQELLVDPPDFHHPGVELANKERSQLLFKAIGQLPDSQKAAFVLHKLEGLSSKEIGGIMDASVSAVEGLLHRARLNLRQQLEKYYREAE, encoded by the coding sequence TTGACGGACAACATCGCAAATTTGAAGCAGGGGAGCGAAACCGCTTTCAGGGAGCTGGTGGAGCAGTGGCAGGGCATGGTGTACAACACCGCGCTGGGCATACTGCAAAACACAGCCGACGCGGAAGATGTATCGCAGGAGGTGTTCATGCAGGTGTTTGAGTCGATCGGGACGTTCAAGGGCGAAGCGAAAATATCCACCTGGCTGTACCGCATCACGGTCACCAAGTGTCTCGATTTCCTGCGAAAAAAGACGCGGAAGAAACGCTGGGGGAAAGTGATGAGCATTTTCGGGGATAACCAGGAATTGCTGGTAGACCCGCCGGATTTTCACCATCCGGGCGTGGAACTGGCTAACAAAGAACGGTCGCAATTGCTTTTTAAAGCCATCGGCCAGTTGCCGGACAGCCAGAAGGCGGCGTTTGTGCTCCACAAGCTGGAGGGGCTGAGCAGCAAGGAGATAGGCGGTATTATGGATGCCAGCGTGTCAGCTGTGGAAGGCCTGCTGCACCGGGCGCGGCTGAATTTGCGGCAACAATTGGAAAAATATTACCGGGAAGCGGAATAA
- the cls gene encoding cardiolipin synthase, with translation MLNFLKEHWQSIGIIILYGITFMVAIKALLETRSTGKTLAYLLLLFFLPGIGVLVYLLIGVNRRVNRIYSRKWMSNVRLSERLQDYLRRENRQTLLEHSDLVTNKTGIARLLFRDSLSPLTPDNETVLLLNGEEKFPMMLDALRAAQHHIHLEYYIFEDTGIGREVMDVLKMKAGQGVEVRFIYDDFGSNDINRRFLREMRNAGVEVFPFYRVKLLANRLNYRNHRKIVVIDGHTGFIGGINVADRYINDPAYRKKHKEKWPYWRDTHLCIKGQGVHTLQFLFMGDWNFCADSDLPITHEFFPDIPVSGKDLVQIAASGPDSERSSIMLSYLAAINQAQRSVFITTPYFIPNEAIYNALQQAALSGVDVRLLVPGLSDSRLVNLAAESFYEDLLVCGVKIYRYQKGFVHAKTMVVDDNLSVVGTANMDIRSFDFNFEVNAFVYSREMNWKLSEAFLQDCLYAQQLDLAEWQGRGRWTRICEAVVRLFSPLL, from the coding sequence ATGCTGAATTTCCTCAAAGAACACTGGCAGTCCATCGGCATTATTATCCTCTATGGCATTACCTTCATGGTAGCCATCAAGGCCCTGCTGGAAACCCGCTCCACCGGCAAAACGCTGGCTTACCTGCTCCTGCTGTTCTTCCTGCCTGGCATCGGTGTGCTCGTGTACCTGCTCATTGGCGTCAACCGCCGTGTTAACCGGATATACAGCCGTAAATGGATGAGCAACGTCCGCCTTAGCGAGCGCCTCCAGGATTACCTCCGCCGCGAAAACCGGCAAACCCTCCTCGAACACTCCGACCTCGTTACCAATAAAACCGGCATCGCCCGGCTGCTTTTCCGTGATTCGCTGTCGCCACTCACGCCCGACAACGAAACCGTGCTGTTGCTGAACGGCGAAGAGAAGTTCCCCATGATGCTGGATGCCCTCAGAGCCGCGCAGCATCACATCCACCTCGAATATTACATCTTCGAAGATACCGGCATCGGCCGCGAAGTGATGGACGTGCTGAAGATGAAGGCGGGCCAGGGCGTGGAGGTGCGCTTCATTTACGACGATTTCGGCAGCAACGACATCAACCGGCGTTTCCTGCGTGAAATGCGGAATGCCGGCGTGGAAGTGTTCCCGTTTTACCGCGTGAAACTGCTCGCCAACCGCCTCAATTACCGCAACCACCGCAAGATCGTCGTGATCGACGGGCACACGGGTTTCATCGGCGGCATCAACGTGGCGGACCGGTATATCAACGACCCCGCATACCGGAAAAAGCATAAAGAGAAATGGCCGTATTGGCGCGATACGCACCTCTGCATCAAAGGGCAGGGCGTGCATACGCTGCAGTTCCTCTTTATGGGCGACTGGAATTTTTGTGCCGACAGCGACCTGCCCATCACCCACGAATTCTTCCCCGATATCCCCGTTTCCGGCAAAGACCTGGTGCAGATCGCGGCGAGCGGCCCTGATTCGGAGCGCTCATCCATCATGTTGTCGTACCTGGCGGCGATTAACCAGGCGCAGCGTTCGGTGTTCATCACCACGCCGTATTTCATTCCCAACGAAGCCATTTACAACGCGCTGCAACAGGCGGCGTTGTCGGGCGTGGATGTGCGGTTGCTGGTGCCGGGGCTGAGCGACAGCCGGCTGGTGAATCTGGCGGCGGAATCGTTTTACGAAGACCTGCTCGTTTGCGGCGTGAAAATTTACCGTTATCAAAAAGGGTTTGTGCATGCGAAAACGATGGTGGTCGACGATAACCTCAGCGTGGTGGGCACGGCGAATATGGATATCCGGAGTTTCGACTTCAATTTTGAAGTGAATGCGTTTGTGTATAGCCGGGAAATGAACTGGAAGCTGTCTGAGGCTTTTTTGCAGGATTGCCTCTATGCGCAGCAGCTGGATCTGGCGGAATGGCAGGGCAGGGGGAGATGGACGAGGATTTGCGAGGCGGTGGTGCGGTTGTTCAGCCCGCTTTTGTAA